The Saccharomonospora glauca K62 genome has a segment encoding these proteins:
- a CDS encoding carbohydrate ABC transporter permease has translation MAMGTVTTARKARWALIDIIVVVYALVPVLWIVSLSFKTKETLADGNFIPREWTLDNYREIFATNEFIRPLVNSIGIALIATLIAVILGMMAAYAVARLDFPGKKLLIGVSLLIAMFPQISLVTPLFNIERELGLFDTWPGLILPYITFALPLAIYTLSAFFREIPWELEKAAKMDGATPAQAFRKVIAPLAAPGVFTSAILVFIFCWNDFLFAISLTSTEASRTVPAALSFFTGASQFEDPTGTISAAAVVITIPIIVFVLFFQRRIVAGLTSGAVKG, from the coding sequence ATGGCCATGGGTACGGTCACCACCGCGCGCAAGGCGCGGTGGGCGCTGATCGACATCATCGTCGTGGTGTACGCGCTGGTGCCGGTGCTGTGGATCGTCTCCCTGTCGTTCAAGACGAAGGAGACGCTCGCGGACGGCAACTTCATCCCGCGCGAGTGGACGCTCGACAACTACCGCGAGATCTTCGCGACCAACGAGTTCATCCGGCCGCTCGTCAACTCGATCGGTATCGCGCTCATCGCGACGTTGATCGCCGTGATCCTCGGCATGATGGCGGCGTACGCGGTGGCCCGGCTCGACTTCCCCGGCAAGAAGCTGCTCATCGGGGTGTCGCTGCTGATCGCGATGTTCCCGCAGATCTCCCTGGTGACGCCGCTGTTCAACATCGAGCGCGAACTCGGGTTGTTCGACACGTGGCCGGGGCTGATCCTGCCCTACATCACCTTCGCGCTGCCGCTTGCGATCTACACACTGTCGGCGTTCTTCCGCGAGATTCCGTGGGAGCTGGAGAAGGCGGCGAAGATGGACGGCGCCACTCCGGCACAGGCGTTCCGCAAGGTCATCGCACCGCTGGCCGCGCCGGGCGTGTTCACCTCGGCGATCCTGGTGTTCATCTTCTGCTGGAACGACTTCCTGTTCGCCATCTCGCTGACGTCCACGGAGGCGTCGCGGACGGTGCCCGCCGCGCTGTCGTTCTTCACGGGTGCCTCGCAGTTTGAGGACCCCACGGGGACCATTTCGGCGGCCGCGGTGGTGATCACCATTCCGATCATTGTGTTCGTGTTGTTCTTCCAGCGACGCATCGTCGCGGGGCTGACCTCCGGTGCGGTGAAGGGGTAG
- a CDS encoding ABC transporter ATP-binding protein has protein sequence MSEIVLDKVTKRYPDGALAVSEMDIHIKDGEFIILVGPSGCGKSTALNMIAGLEDITSGELRIDGERANEKTPKDRDIAMVFQSYALYPHMSVRENMAFPLRLAKVDDATVKRKVEEAARILDLTQYLDRKPANLSGGQRQRVAMGRAIVRNPKAFLMDEPLSNLDAKLRGQMRTSVSKLQRQLGTTTIYVTHDQTEAMTLGDRVVVLRGGVVQQIGAPQFLYDNPANLFVAGFIGSPSMNFVPATLENGALNSALGTIELPDRLRRLAERADAPREVIMGVRPESFEDAALLDDAHRRSGTTFSATVDVLESMGSEKYAYFTVETELAQTAELAELAADAGSADVPGAGSTLVARLSAASEVREGEQAQVWFDPEKLHLFDPSSGKNLTYEG, from the coding sequence ATGTCTGAGATCGTGCTCGACAAGGTGACCAAGCGGTATCCCGACGGAGCCCTCGCCGTGTCGGAGATGGACATCCACATCAAGGACGGGGAGTTCATCATCCTCGTCGGTCCGTCCGGCTGCGGGAAGTCGACGGCGCTGAACATGATCGCGGGGCTGGAGGACATCACCTCCGGGGAACTGCGCATCGACGGCGAGCGCGCCAACGAGAAGACGCCGAAGGACCGCGACATCGCGATGGTGTTCCAGTCCTACGCGCTCTACCCGCACATGAGCGTGCGGGAGAACATGGCGTTTCCGTTGCGACTGGCCAAGGTGGACGACGCCACGGTGAAGCGGAAGGTGGAGGAGGCCGCGCGCATCCTCGACCTGACGCAGTACTTGGACCGCAAGCCGGCGAACCTCTCCGGTGGGCAGCGGCAGCGGGTCGCCATGGGGCGAGCCATCGTGCGTAACCCCAAGGCGTTCCTCATGGACGAGCCGTTGTCCAACCTGGACGCCAAGTTGCGGGGTCAGATGCGCACGTCGGTGTCGAAGCTGCAGAGGCAGCTCGGCACCACCACCATCTACGTCACCCACGACCAGACCGAGGCCATGACGCTCGGCGACCGGGTCGTGGTGTTGCGTGGCGGTGTCGTGCAGCAGATCGGCGCGCCGCAGTTCCTCTACGACAACCCCGCGAACCTGTTCGTGGCCGGGTTCATCGGCTCGCCCTCGATGAACTTCGTGCCGGCCACCCTGGAGAACGGGGCGTTGAACAGCGCCTTGGGCACCATCGAGTTGCCCGACCGGCTGCGGCGGTTGGCCGAACGGGCCGACGCGCCGCGCGAGGTGATCATGGGTGTGCGCCCGGAGAGCTTCGAGGACGCCGCGCTGCTCGACGACGCGCACCGCCGGAGTGGCACCACCTTCAGCGCGACCGTGGACGTGCTGGAGTCGATGGGCTCCGAGAAGTACGCCTACTTCACGGTGGAGACGGAGCTCGCGCAGACCGCCGAACTCGCCGAGCTCGCGGCGGACGCGGGTTCGGCGGACGTGCCGGGGGCGGGCTCGACGCTCGTGGCCCGGCTGTCGGCGGCCTCGGAGGTCCGGGAGGGCGAGCAGGCGCAGGTGTGGTTCGACCCGGAGAAGCTCCACCTCTTCGACCCGTCCTCGGGCAAGAACCTCACCTACGAAGGCTGA
- a CDS encoding ParB N-terminal domain-containing protein, with the protein MKSRDTGFPRADAEYDFLRARRRQVLSRLANWLRREPDDVNIMLPFDEVVEALGKENERRIGLRVIRLDSIVGSVDRSRDFDRRFRPTSARVRQRWERLATASRRGEHIPPIDVYRVGDLHFVIDGHHRVSVAYALGLTSIEANVTLVRTKLNPAGIRYRGDLIVKGYRRLFLERVPLRGEARAAVVVTEPEDYARLGEHVEAWGFRLMQDEGTLLDRVTVARRWYEEEYQPVVQMLRQAELVGDRTEAEAYLWVAGERYRMIRTHRWDDDVIRAVRLQRR; encoded by the coding sequence GTGAAAAGCCGCGACACGGGTTTCCCACGCGCCGACGCCGAGTACGACTTCCTCCGAGCACGACGTCGTCAGGTGTTGTCCCGGCTGGCCAACTGGCTGCGGCGCGAACCGGACGACGTCAACATCATGCTGCCGTTCGACGAGGTGGTGGAAGCCCTCGGCAAGGAAAACGAACGGCGGATCGGACTGCGGGTGATCCGGCTCGACTCCATCGTGGGCAGCGTGGACCGCAGCCGTGACTTCGACCGCCGGTTCCGGCCCACGTCCGCGCGGGTACGGCAGCGCTGGGAGCGGCTCGCCACGGCGAGCAGACGCGGTGAGCACATCCCGCCCATCGACGTCTACCGGGTCGGCGACCTGCACTTCGTGATCGACGGGCACCACCGGGTGTCGGTGGCGTACGCGCTGGGGCTGACCTCGATCGAGGCCAACGTCACCCTGGTGCGGACCAAACTGAACCCCGCCGGCATCCGGTACCGGGGTGACCTCATCGTCAAGGGCTACCGGAGGCTGTTCCTGGAGCGAGTGCCGTTGCGCGGCGAGGCCCGTGCGGCCGTGGTGGTGACCGAGCCCGAGGACTACGCCCGGCTCGGGGAACACGTCGAGGCCTGGGGTTTTCGGCTGATGCAGGACGAGGGCACCTTGCTCGACCGGGTGACCGTGGCGCGGCGGTGGTACGAGGAGGAGTACCAGCCGGTGGTGCAGATGCTGCGCCAGGCCGAACTGGTGGGCGACCGCACGGAAGCCGAGGCGTACCTCTGGGTCGCCGGGGAACGCTACCGCATGATCCGCACCCATCGCTGGGACGACGACGTCATCCGAGCCGTCCGCCTCCAACGCCGCTGA
- a CDS encoding metallophosphoesterase family protein, translating into MTPPSGHRLGGVPGADAPLRVLAVSDEVEEALWTDRAADLSVDLILAAGDLPFDYLDFLASTLDRPLVFVPGNHDPDLSGFGFRNGLTLRAGFPARWPGPPGGVNADGRVVEVAGIRIAGLGGSPWYNGGPNQWTESAQNRRARRLVRRARGTPVDVLLTHTPPRGVGDGEDAPHRGFACLHHAVQRLRPRWLLHGHVHPYGRRPTEHRLGDTRVRNVVGAHVFCLGPRTGTEAL; encoded by the coding sequence ATGACCCCGCCGAGCGGCCACCGCCTCGGCGGCGTGCCCGGAGCCGACGCGCCGCTGCGGGTACTCGCCGTCTCCGACGAGGTCGAAGAGGCATTGTGGACCGACCGAGCCGCCGACCTCTCCGTCGACCTGATCCTCGCCGCGGGCGACCTGCCGTTCGACTACCTCGACTTCCTCGCGAGCACGCTCGACCGGCCGCTGGTGTTCGTACCCGGCAACCACGATCCCGACCTGAGCGGATTCGGCTTCCGCAACGGGTTGACCCTGCGAGCCGGATTCCCGGCTCGCTGGCCGGGGCCGCCCGGCGGTGTCAACGCCGACGGGCGCGTCGTCGAGGTCGCGGGTATTCGCATCGCGGGGCTCGGCGGCTCCCCCTGGTACAACGGGGGTCCGAACCAATGGACCGAATCCGCTCAGAACCGTCGCGCCCGCCGGCTCGTGCGACGAGCACGCGGCACACCGGTCGACGTGTTGCTGACCCACACCCCGCCTCGGGGCGTCGGTGACGGAGAGGACGCACCGCACCGAGGCTTCGCCTGTCTCCATCACGCCGTCCAGCGCCTGCGACCCCGCTGGCTGTTGCACGGACACGTCCACCCGTACGGCAGGCGGCCGACCGAACACCGCCTCGGCGACACCCGCGTACGCAACGTCGTCGGTGCGCACGTGTTCTGCCTCGGCCCCCGCACTGGAACGGAGGCACTGTGA
- the corA gene encoding magnesium/cobalt transporter CorA, with product MSAIRSLGNLRGLGNGRVSRDGRRRDSREVRPSPYVVDCGVYIDGVRQPGEWSHVDAIAEVRERGEGFVWIGLHEPNEEQIQGIADTFGLHELAVEDAVHAHQRPKLERYDDTLFMVFRTVRYVEHDSPTTANEIVESGELMAFLGSDFIITVRHGNHAGLSHLRRELDADPERLTAGPASVLHAIADHVVDHFLVVTERIEDDIDELETEVFAPRSRVTSEQIYLFKREVLELRRAVLPLATPLRRLAEGHTRLIPDEVRSYFRNVHDHVTTVSDRVAAFDELLTTLVDATLGKITLQLNADMRKITSWAAIIAVPTAIAGIYGMNFEYMPEVQTRYGYPVVITVILVICLVLYRVFRKKKWL from the coding sequence ATGTCCGCCATTCGTTCCCTCGGCAACCTGCGCGGCCTGGGCAACGGCCGTGTTTCCCGCGACGGTCGTCGTCGTGACTCGCGAGAGGTTCGGCCGTCGCCCTACGTCGTCGACTGCGGTGTCTACATAGACGGGGTTCGGCAACCCGGTGAGTGGTCCCACGTCGACGCCATCGCCGAGGTGCGCGAGCGGGGCGAGGGCTTCGTGTGGATCGGGCTGCACGAACCCAACGAGGAGCAGATCCAGGGCATCGCCGACACGTTCGGCCTGCACGAACTCGCCGTCGAGGACGCCGTGCACGCGCACCAGCGACCGAAGCTGGAACGCTACGACGACACGCTCTTCATGGTGTTCCGCACCGTCCGGTACGTGGAGCACGACTCCCCCACCACCGCCAACGAGATCGTCGAGTCCGGCGAACTCATGGCGTTCCTCGGCTCGGACTTCATCATCACGGTGCGCCACGGCAACCACGCCGGGCTCTCCCACCTGCGCAGGGAACTCGACGCCGACCCGGAACGCCTGACGGCCGGCCCCGCCTCGGTGCTGCACGCCATCGCCGACCATGTCGTGGACCACTTCCTGGTGGTCACCGAACGCATCGAGGACGACATCGACGAGCTGGAGACCGAGGTGTTCGCCCCGCGCAGCCGCGTCACGTCCGAACAGATCTATCTGTTCAAACGCGAGGTGCTCGAACTGCGCAGGGCCGTGCTGCCGCTCGCCACTCCACTGCGCAGGCTCGCGGAGGGCCACACACGGCTGATTCCCGACGAGGTGCGGTCGTACTTCCGCAACGTGCACGACCACGTCACCACGGTGTCCGACCGCGTCGCGGCGTTCGACGAACTGCTCACCACGCTCGTCGACGCCACGCTCGGAAAGATCACCCTCCAGCTCAACGCGGACATGCGCAAGATCACGTCGTGGGCCGCGATCATCGCCGTGCCCACGGCCATCGCCGGCATCTACGGGATGAACTTCGAGTACATGCCCGAAGTGCAGACCCGCTACGGCTACCCGGTGGTCATCACGGTCATCCTCGTGATCTGCCTGGTGCTCTACCGCGTGTTCCGCAAGAAGAAATGGCTCTGA
- a CDS encoding DUF2332 domain-containing protein translates to MASSLDTVRERLRRFAEYEAAETSPLYSHLAGKAATDDDVAALLTVASGNDAHPTLLFAAAHRLLQAEPIHPLTRYYPSLGGLSGPDEGTWGLFREFVLERAAAMRELVATRFTQTNEVRRAAVLYPAVASLAKQLRGAVGLLEVGCSAGLLLGMDTFSYRYLCDGGEQITAGPAKAAVGLHCALSVRGEAVFPALPRKVTVKARVGLDRAPVDVSDEEELAWLEACVWADQPDRIRLLRTAALAQRRVRPELVAGDAVDDLAAAAERVPEELPLVVFTSYALPYLPAARRDDFVSALRELAVRRPLWWVAMEDYAAGLRHVLPGHDDLSYAETGQVVLGVVSFDGTRVNVELKARAVPHGQRMTWLAGR, encoded by the coding sequence ATGGCTTCGAGTCTGGACACGGTTCGTGAAAGACTGCGCCGGTTCGCCGAGTACGAGGCGGCCGAGACGTCGCCGCTGTACTCGCACCTGGCGGGAAAGGCCGCGACCGACGACGACGTGGCCGCGCTGCTCACCGTGGCTTCGGGCAACGACGCGCATCCGACGTTGCTGTTCGCGGCGGCGCACCGGCTGCTCCAGGCGGAGCCGATCCACCCCCTGACGCGGTACTACCCGTCGTTGGGCGGGCTCTCCGGCCCGGACGAGGGGACCTGGGGGCTGTTCCGGGAGTTCGTGCTCGAACGGGCCGCCGCGATGCGCGAGCTCGTCGCCACCCGGTTCACGCAGACCAACGAGGTGCGCAGGGCGGCCGTGCTGTACCCCGCCGTGGCGTCCCTGGCGAAACAGCTCCGAGGGGCCGTCGGTCTGCTGGAGGTCGGATGCAGTGCCGGGCTGTTGCTGGGCATGGACACGTTCTCCTACCGGTACCTGTGTGATGGCGGGGAGCAGATCACGGCGGGGCCGGCGAAGGCGGCCGTGGGGCTGCACTGCGCGCTGTCGGTGCGAGGCGAGGCGGTGTTTCCGGCATTGCCCCGGAAGGTGACCGTCAAGGCCAGGGTCGGGCTGGATCGTGCGCCCGTGGACGTCTCCGACGAGGAGGAGCTGGCATGGCTGGAGGCCTGTGTGTGGGCCGACCAACCGGATCGCATTCGGCTGCTGCGCACGGCCGCGCTCGCGCAGCGCCGTGTGCGACCGGAGCTCGTGGCGGGGGACGCCGTGGACGACCTCGCCGCGGCGGCCGAGCGGGTGCCCGAGGAGCTACCGCTGGTGGTGTTCACGAGTTACGCCCTGCCGTATCTGCCCGCCGCCCGGCGCGACGACTTCGTGTCCGCGTTGCGCGAGCTCGCCGTACGACGTCCACTGTGGTGGGTGGCGATGGAGGACTACGCGGCGGGACTGCGCCATGTGCTTCCCGGCCACGACGACCTCTCCTACGCCGAGACGGGGCAGGTGGTGCTGGGGGTCGTGTCGTTCGACGGCACGAGGGTGAACGTCGAGCTCAAGGCGCGGGCCGTGCCTCACGGGCAGCGGATGACGTGGCTGGCGGGTCGATGA
- a CDS encoding NUDIX hydrolase: MTTQRCVGGIVFDADGRLLLIRRGHEPSAGLWSLPGGRVEPGETDAEAVVRELHEETGLTVRPTGLAGTVTRGRYEIHDYTCTVVTGRLHPGDDADDARWVDTVELTALERAGLLTDGLTETLRQWDVAPRC, translated from the coding sequence GTGACCACTCAGCGCTGTGTCGGCGGGATCGTGTTCGACGCCGACGGTCGCCTGCTGCTGATCCGCCGGGGCCACGAACCCTCCGCGGGACTGTGGTCGCTGCCGGGCGGCCGGGTGGAACCCGGCGAGACCGATGCCGAGGCCGTCGTCCGCGAACTCCACGAGGAGACGGGGCTCACCGTGCGCCCCACCGGACTCGCCGGCACCGTCACCCGAGGCCGGTACGAGATCCACGACTACACGTGCACCGTCGTCACCGGGCGACTCCATCCCGGTGACGACGCCGACGACGCCCGATGGGTCGACACCGTCGAGTTGACCGCGCTGGAGCGAGCGGGGCTGCTCACCGACGGCCTCACCGAGACCCTCCGGCAGTGGGACGTGGCCCCCCGATGTTGA
- a CDS encoding PH domain-containing protein translates to MFAPRDPDEYLLDTERRVIRVRRHWSCLIWQTFEAVALIAVCVMVSYILPPSMWVMQNVLWYVALFLVLRYAYHVVEWWVERLVVTDKRFVMTTGVWTTQVLMMPITKVTDLTYERPFLGRILGYGTMIVESAGQIQALNRIEYLPKPEEFYDTISELVFGDKQKQAERFSMIKAQRAARRGRKKPVVG, encoded by the coding sequence GTGTTCGCGCCCCGCGATCCAGACGAATACCTGCTCGACACCGAGCGCCGGGTGATCAGGGTTCGGCGGCACTGGTCGTGTCTCATCTGGCAGACCTTCGAGGCCGTTGCCCTGATCGCCGTGTGCGTGATGGTGTCGTACATCCTGCCGCCCTCGATGTGGGTGATGCAGAACGTCCTCTGGTACGTCGCGCTCTTTCTCGTGCTCCGCTACGCCTACCACGTGGTCGAGTGGTGGGTGGAACGGCTGGTGGTCACGGACAAACGGTTCGTCATGACCACCGGCGTCTGGACGACGCAGGTCCTGATGATGCCGATCACCAAGGTCACCGACCTGACCTACGAGCGGCCGTTCCTCGGGCGCATCCTCGGGTACGGGACGATGATCGTGGAGTCGGCCGGTCAGATCCAGGCGCTGAACCGGATCGAGTACCTGCCGAAGCCGGAGGAGTTCTACGACACGATCTCCGAGTTGGTGTTCGGCGACAAGCAGAAGCAGGCCGAGCGGTTCTCCATGATCAAGGCGCAGCGCGCGGCTCGGCGAGGCCGGAAGAAGCCGGTGGTCGGTTGA
- a CDS encoding PHP domain-containing protein, producing MVGVRIDLHTHSTVSDGTDSPEELVRVAAEAGLDVIALTDHDTTAGWEVAARALPRGLRLVPGAELSCEAMGVDGGRVSVHLLAYLFDPEAPALVAEQRRLRRERRTRLRAMAERMAADGLPIDPDEVLGGLAPDAPAGRPHLARALVRAGAVRTVDEAFARFLGGGRGYYVPRRDTPVETAIDMIEEAGGVTVLAHPFASSRGPTVTEETIAALAERGLTGVEVDHPDHDEATRRRLRALADDLGLVRTGSSDYHGTNKTIIIGQETTNPDQFEELLARAGGAPVTAS from the coding sequence ATGGTCGGTGTGCGCATCGACCTGCATACACACTCCACCGTCTCCGACGGCACCGACAGCCCCGAGGAGCTCGTACGTGTCGCGGCGGAGGCCGGCCTCGACGTCATCGCGTTGACCGATCACGACACCACCGCCGGGTGGGAGGTGGCGGCGCGAGCACTCCCACGCGGACTTCGGCTGGTCCCCGGTGCGGAGCTTTCGTGCGAGGCGATGGGAGTCGACGGGGGCCGGGTGAGTGTGCACCTTCTGGCGTACCTGTTCGACCCCGAGGCTCCCGCCCTGGTGGCGGAGCAGCGCCGCCTGCGGCGGGAGCGGCGGACGCGGCTGCGTGCCATGGCCGAGCGCATGGCGGCCGACGGTCTGCCGATCGATCCCGACGAGGTGCTGGGTGGGTTGGCCCCCGACGCTCCGGCGGGAAGACCGCACCTCGCCCGCGCGCTCGTCCGGGCCGGCGCGGTCCGGACCGTGGACGAGGCGTTCGCGCGGTTCCTCGGAGGCGGACGCGGTTACTACGTGCCGAGAAGGGACACGCCGGTGGAAACGGCCATCGACATGATCGAAGAGGCGGGTGGGGTGACGGTGCTGGCACATCCCTTCGCGTCGTCGCGGGGCCCGACGGTGACGGAGGAGACGATCGCCGCGCTGGCCGAACGCGGCCTCACCGGCGTGGAGGTGGACCACCCCGACCACGACGAGGCGACACGGCGGCGGCTGCGGGCGCTGGCCGACGACCTCGGACTGGTCCGGACCGGTTCCAGTGACTACCACGGGACGAACAAGACCATCATCATCGGCCAGGAGACCACGAACCCCGATCAGTTCGAGGAGTTGCTCGCGAGAGCGGGCGGGGCCCCGGTGACGGCGTCGTGA
- a CDS encoding MarC family protein: MSEFFDVTLFLEAAITLLVIMDPPGTVPVFLSLVGRKPPAARAKAARQAVLVSLLVITLFAVAGQFILAYLGIGIPALQGAGGLLLLLVALDLLTGKGTPEAEATEDVNVALVPLGTPLLAGPGAIAATIVFVRQAHGHVGAYVALGAAIVAVHLVLWTCMRYSGVLIRLVRESGITLLAKVAGLLLAAIAVELVADSVRGFVEGA; the protein is encoded by the coding sequence GTGAGCGAGTTTTTCGACGTCACCCTGTTCCTGGAGGCGGCGATCACGCTGTTGGTGATCATGGACCCTCCGGGGACGGTGCCGGTGTTTTTGAGCCTGGTCGGTCGTAAGCCACCGGCCGCGAGGGCGAAGGCCGCACGTCAGGCGGTGCTCGTCTCGCTGTTGGTGATCACGCTGTTCGCCGTCGCGGGCCAGTTCATCCTGGCGTACCTGGGCATCGGCATTCCCGCGTTGCAGGGCGCGGGTGGGTTGCTGTTGCTGTTGGTGGCGCTCGATCTGCTCACCGGCAAGGGCACGCCGGAGGCGGAGGCCACCGAGGACGTCAACGTCGCGCTCGTGCCGCTGGGGACACCGCTTTTGGCGGGGCCGGGTGCGATCGCGGCGACCATCGTGTTCGTGCGCCAGGCTCACGGACACGTCGGTGCCTACGTGGCGCTGGGCGCGGCCATCGTGGCCGTGCACCTGGTGCTGTGGACGTGCATGAGGTACTCGGGTGTACTGATCCGCCTGGTGCGGGAAAGCGGGATCACATTGCTGGCCAAGGTCGCGGGTCTGTTGCTGGCCGCCATCGCCGTCGAGCTGGTGGCCGACTCGGTCCGCGGCTTCGTCGAGGGAGCGTGA
- a CDS encoding RecB family exonuclease yields MEQLGFDFGVEPRPLIRVTPAKLALYDDCPRRYRMTYLDRPTPTRTGPWAHNTMGAVVHNALRELFDLPAAERTPERAASLVGKHWRSAGFADSVQVARYSEAARRWVADYVEAGGADVDVVAVERWVSATTGSDPAAPSLIVEGRIDRVDRRDAELVVVDYKTGRRPPENTDAQRSRALALYAVAARRTLRAPCSRVELHHLPTGTVAAAEHTAETLREHVREAEEIATASHTATDRLRQGGDPDRLFPARPAPRCAWCELRPSCPEGREAAPSARPWDLLAPMA; encoded by the coding sequence ATGGAACAGCTCGGGTTCGACTTCGGGGTCGAACCGAGGCCGCTGATCAGGGTGACTCCCGCGAAGTTGGCGCTCTACGACGACTGTCCGCGCCGGTACCGCATGACCTACCTCGATCGCCCGACGCCGACGCGGACGGGGCCGTGGGCCCACAACACGATGGGCGCGGTGGTGCACAACGCGCTGCGCGAGCTGTTCGACCTCCCGGCGGCCGAGCGGACCCCGGAACGCGCGGCGTCGTTGGTGGGCAAACACTGGCGCAGTGCGGGCTTCGCCGACTCCGTGCAGGTGGCCCGGTACTCCGAGGCGGCCCGCCGGTGGGTGGCCGACTACGTGGAGGCCGGGGGCGCGGACGTCGACGTGGTCGCCGTCGAACGGTGGGTGTCGGCCACGACCGGGAGCGACCCCGCCGCGCCGTCGTTGATCGTGGAGGGCCGGATCGACCGCGTCGACCGCAGGGACGCCGAGTTGGTGGTGGTGGACTACAAGACCGGACGACGCCCGCCCGAGAACACCGACGCGCAACGGTCACGGGCGCTCGCCCTCTACGCCGTCGCGGCTCGGCGCACGCTGCGGGCGCCGTGTTCACGGGTGGAACTGCATCACCTGCCCACGGGGACCGTCGCCGCGGCGGAACACACCGCCGAGACGTTGCGCGAACACGTCCGCGAGGCGGAGGAGATCGCTACGGCGTCCCATACCGCAACCGATAGGCTCAGGCAAGGGGGCGATCCGGATCGGCTCTTCCCCGCGCGGCCGGCGCCCCGATGTGCGTGGTGTGAGTTGCGTCCCAGCTGTCCGGAAGGCCGGGAGGCCGCCCCTTCTGCGCGTCCGTGGGATTTGCTGGCGCCGATGGCGTGA
- a CDS encoding alpha/beta fold hydrolase produces the protein MSEFSPLSPHKGDRVELHGPHGPVAALRGPRPDEVIATALLVPGYTGSKEDFAPLLDGIAEAAILPVAIDLPGQYESPGPDDESAYAPAELGKVVADLVSQLAADGPVLLLGHSYGGLVVRGAALAGAPIAGLTLLGSGPAALPPGPRYRAMEAGEPLLRERGVEAAYVVRERLTAQLAPNRPPMPERLAEFYRERFLATKAACLLGMADGLRREPDLVPELAAALREHDVPCLVVAGEHDDAWSVPSQRDMARRLDAEFVLIPDAAHSPNTENPTALLRELLTRWRGWLGAA, from the coding sequence GTGAGTGAGTTCTCCCCACTGAGCCCCCACAAGGGCGACCGGGTGGAGTTGCACGGCCCTCACGGACCGGTGGCCGCGCTCCGAGGCCCACGGCCCGACGAGGTGATCGCGACCGCGCTTCTCGTCCCCGGCTACACCGGTTCCAAGGAGGACTTCGCGCCGCTGCTGGACGGCATCGCCGAGGCGGCGATCCTTCCGGTGGCGATCGACCTGCCCGGACAGTACGAGTCGCCGGGCCCCGACGACGAATCGGCCTACGCTCCGGCGGAGCTGGGCAAGGTGGTGGCCGACCTCGTGTCGCAGCTCGCCGCCGACGGTCCCGTTCTCCTGCTCGGGCACTCCTACGGTGGCCTCGTGGTGCGAGGAGCCGCGCTGGCCGGCGCGCCGATCGCCGGACTCACCCTGCTGGGCAGCGGCCCAGCTGCCCTGCCACCGGGCCCCCGGTACCGAGCCATGGAGGCCGGTGAGCCCCTGTTGCGCGAGCGGGGCGTGGAGGCGGCGTACGTCGTCCGGGAGCGACTGACCGCTCAGCTCGCCCCGAACCGCCCCCCGATGCCCGAGCGGCTGGCCGAGTTCTACCGCGAACGTTTCCTGGCCACGAAGGCGGCGTGCCTGCTCGGCATGGCCGACGGCCTGCGGCGGGAACCCGACCTCGTTCCGGAGCTCGCGGCGGCACTGCGGGAGCACGACGTGCCGTGCCTCGTGGTCGCGGGTGAACACGACGACGCGTGGAGCGTGCCGAGTCAGCGGGACATGGCACGACGGCTGGACGCCGAGTTCGTCCTCATCCCCGACGCCGCGCACTCGCCGAACACGGAGAACCCCACCGCGCTGTTACGGGAGCTCCTCACCCGCTGGCGCGGCTGGCTGGGCGCGGCCTGA